The proteins below come from a single Gordonia pseudamarae genomic window:
- a CDS encoding NDMA-dependent alcohol dehydrogenase: MKVTGAVLREVGKPWQIEEFELGDPVEDEVQVQLVSSGLCHSDHHLRTGDSPVPLPVIGGHEGAGVVTKVGPGVTRLKEGDHVVTAFIPACGVCEPCSRGLQNICDEGARLMTGLAIADNTHRATTSDGRPLTQMCLLGTFAEHITVNQASLVKVEDDIPLKEAALLGCGVATGWGSASEIGGTKAGDTVVVVGIGGVGINSVQGAVASGARFVIAVDPVPFKREMAERMGATHTFASMEEALPAVGDITWGRMANTTIITVGVIEGAMIAPALALTAKGGQVVVTGMGPASDIDVKLSLFELTLLQKRVQGAIFGGAGPRTQIPNLLNEYRAGKLNLADLVTTRYKLEQINEAYDDMLNGKNIRGMIEYS, translated from the coding sequence ATGAAGGTCACCGGTGCGGTCCTGCGAGAAGTCGGCAAGCCCTGGCAGATAGAGGAATTCGAACTCGGCGACCCGGTCGAGGACGAGGTTCAGGTTCAGTTGGTCAGTTCCGGGCTGTGTCACTCCGATCATCATCTGCGCACCGGTGACAGCCCGGTCCCGCTGCCCGTCATCGGTGGACACGAAGGTGCGGGCGTGGTCACCAAGGTGGGCCCGGGCGTCACCCGGCTCAAAGAGGGCGATCACGTGGTTACCGCCTTCATTCCGGCCTGCGGTGTGTGCGAACCGTGTTCGCGCGGACTGCAGAACATCTGCGACGAGGGCGCCCGGCTGATGACCGGTCTGGCCATCGCCGACAACACCCACCGCGCCACCACCTCCGACGGTCGGCCGCTCACCCAGATGTGCCTGCTCGGAACATTCGCCGAACACATCACCGTCAACCAGGCATCACTGGTCAAGGTCGAAGACGACATCCCGCTCAAAGAGGCCGCCCTGTTGGGTTGCGGCGTCGCCACCGGCTGGGGATCGGCCTCCGAGATCGGCGGCACCAAGGCCGGAGACACCGTCGTCGTGGTGGGTATCGGCGGTGTCGGTATCAACTCGGTCCAGGGTGCCGTCGCCTCCGGCGCGCGCTTCGTCATCGCCGTCGACCCCGTCCCGTTCAAGCGGGAGATGGCCGAGAGAATGGGCGCCACACATACATTCGCGTCGATGGAGGAGGCCCTGCCCGCGGTCGGCGACATCACCTGGGGGCGGATGGCCAATACCACGATCATCACCGTCGGGGTCATCGAAGGTGCGATGATCGCCCCGGCGCTCGCTCTCACCGCCAAGGGCGGGCAGGTCGTGGTCACCGGTATGGGCCCGGCCTCCGACATCGACGTCAAACTGAGCCTGTTCGAGCTGACCCTGTTGCAGAAGCGGGTCCAGGGCGCGATCTTCGGCGGAGCGGGGCCGCGCACCCAGATTCCCAACCTGCTCAACGAGTACCGGGCCGGCAAACTCAATCTCGCCGACCTGGTCACCACCCGCTACAAGCTGGAGCAGATCAACGAGGCCTACGACGACATGCTCAACGGCAAGAACATCCGCGGCATGATCGAATATTCGTAA
- a CDS encoding GTP pyrophosphokinase, with the protein MSPQRLAFMARFRADITRLQMEHQFAVDEMLTKVTILRQEFQHLHHYNPIEHVVSRVKTPESMLRKAIRKGIDPDLSVIREQLTDIAGIRITCSFIADTYRILNTLISQDDVRVLEIKDYIAHPKPNGYKSLHAIVSIPIFLSTGPVDVTVELQIRTVAMDFWATLEHKIFYKYDGEVPQPLIDELTDAAAIAQELDERMEQLHSQIHGANGVIDTSGTHLDEDLLRYFWEHSE; encoded by the coding sequence ATGAGTCCCCAGCGACTGGCGTTCATGGCCCGCTTCCGGGCGGACATCACCCGGCTCCAGATGGAGCACCAGTTCGCGGTCGACGAGATGCTCACCAAGGTCACCATCTTGCGGCAGGAATTTCAGCACCTGCACCACTACAACCCGATCGAGCATGTCGTATCCCGGGTCAAGACACCGGAAAGTATGCTGCGCAAGGCCATCCGCAAGGGAATCGATCCCGACCTGTCGGTGATCCGCGAGCAACTCACCGACATCGCCGGCATCCGCATCACCTGCAGCTTCATCGCCGACACCTACCGGATCCTCAACACCCTGATCTCCCAGGACGACGTGCGGGTGCTGGAGATCAAGGACTACATCGCACACCCGAAGCCGAACGGCTACAAGAGCCTGCACGCCATCGTCTCGATCCCGATCTTCCTGTCGACCGGCCCGGTCGATGTGACCGTCGAACTGCAGATCCGTACCGTCGCCATGGATTTCTGGGCGACCCTCGAACACAAGATCTTCTACAAGTACGACGGTGAGGTGCCGCAGCCGCTCATCGACGAGCTCACCGACGCCGCCGCCATCGCCCAGGAGCTCGATGAGCGAATGGAACAGCTGCACAGCCAGATTCACGGAGCCAACGGTGTCATCGATACCAGCGGAACGCATCTCGACGAGGACCTGCTCCGCTACTTCTGGGAACACTCCGAGTAG
- a CDS encoding ABC transporter ATP-binding protein has translation MTTTTTTAATDRLALRDGIRAVGVGVRLGGRTIIDDLDLHIPAGQFTGITGESGTGKTTLLRALAGLVAHSGRITYDGSSTARTGALAMLAQHPRQVCNPRWTLRTIITEPAAIAGRDSDAVALAERVGLIPDLLDRQPGQVSDGQLQRACLGRALAQQPDYLLCDEPTAMLDPVAARGVVAILAELAADGVGIVLVSHNLGLVRARCAHTLTLGRTRRIG, from the coding sequence ATGACGACAACCACCACCACGGCGGCCACCGACCGACTCGCGCTGCGCGACGGGATCAGGGCCGTCGGTGTCGGCGTCCGGCTCGGTGGCCGGACCATCATCGACGACCTCGATCTGCACATCCCCGCCGGACAGTTCACCGGCATCACCGGCGAGTCCGGAACCGGCAAGACCACCCTGCTGCGCGCCCTCGCCGGACTCGTCGCACACAGTGGGCGCATCACCTACGACGGCTCATCGACGGCCCGCACCGGAGCGCTGGCGATGCTCGCCCAACACCCCCGGCAGGTGTGCAACCCGCGCTGGACCCTGCGCACGATCATCACCGAGCCCGCGGCCATCGCGGGCCGCGACAGTGACGCCGTCGCGCTGGCGGAGCGGGTCGGCCTCATACCCGACCTCCTCGACCGGCAGCCCGGCCAGGTCAGCGACGGCCAGTTGCAGCGGGCCTGCCTGGGCCGCGCCCTCGCCCAGCAACCCGACTACCTGCTGTGCGACGAACCCACCGCCATGCTCGACCCGGTCGCCGCCCGCGGTGTGGTCGCCATCCTCGCCGAACTCGCCGCCGACGGCGTCGGCATCGTGCTCGTCAGCCACAACCTCGGTCTCGTCCGCGCCCGCTGCGCGCACACGCTCACGCTGGGGCGGACGCGCCGAATCGGCTGA
- a CDS encoding ABC transporter permease, with product MTATLPTAAHRSRVRELAGHWPWLLLASIALVAVIWPIAAGEQSADFARALLPPGNGTLLGTDHSGYDIGVRTAEGLRISLVIALACAVISTVIGLTVGIVSVSVGGWFDALVMRVVDGINAMPHLVIGVVIAALWRGEPVAIIASIALTHWPAVARVVRAELLDNQNAGWIESARLAGASRWFIGTRHLLPAVIGQALVAMTMLLPHAVWHETTLSFLGVGLSPDEASLGTLLGQARGDVLTGAWWALAVPGVALILAALSFSAAGYALKRRSAPESEEVW from the coding sequence ATGACCGCCACCCTGCCCACCGCCGCACACCGGTCCCGCGTACGCGAACTCGCCGGACACTGGCCGTGGCTCCTGCTCGCGAGCATCGCGCTCGTCGCCGTCATCTGGCCGATCGCCGCCGGTGAGCAATCGGCCGACTTCGCTCGCGCGCTGCTGCCACCGGGTAACGGCACACTGCTCGGCACCGATCACTCCGGTTACGACATCGGGGTGAGGACGGCCGAAGGCCTGCGGATCTCCCTGGTCATCGCGTTGGCCTGCGCCGTCATCTCCACCGTCATCGGCCTGACCGTCGGCATCGTCTCGGTGTCGGTCGGCGGCTGGTTCGACGCTTTGGTCATGCGGGTCGTCGACGGCATCAACGCCATGCCGCACCTGGTGATCGGCGTGGTCATCGCGGCCCTGTGGCGCGGTGAACCCGTCGCCATCATCGCCTCCATCGCGCTGACCCACTGGCCGGCCGTCGCCCGGGTGGTGCGTGCCGAACTCCTCGACAACCAGAACGCGGGCTGGATCGAGTCGGCCCGGCTGGCGGGGGCGTCGCGCTGGTTCATCGGCACCCGGCACCTGCTGCCCGCCGTCATCGGTCAGGCGCTTGTCGCGATGACGATGCTGCTGCCGCACGCCGTCTGGCACGAAACCACCCTGTCGTTCCTGGGTGTCGGGCTCTCGCCCGACGAGGCGAGTCTCGGGACGCTTCTCGGCCAGGCGCGCGGAGACGTCCTGACCGGTGCCTGGTGGGCGCTGGCGGTGCCCGGCGTTGCGCTCATCCTCGCCGCGCTGTCCTTCTCCGCGGCCGGATACGCGCTGAAACGACGCTCGGCACCCGAATCGGAGGAGGTGTGGTGA
- a CDS encoding ATP-binding cassette domain-containing protein, which produces MTTEQTDGAGAAVRSLTVDIYSRRRGHRVGVRVLDAVTLTVAPCAVTALIGESGCGKSMVAGALSGLLPPGARADGRIGIDGRDLDAGDQQAWRDLRGSVVGSVPQSAATSFTPVRTIGDQLDEVIGVLGSAYTARELCDRVRLPVDALGKYPHEISGGMAQRAAVAAAIVSDPAVIVADEPTSALDPELAEGIWRLFGELAAAGAAVLVITHDMESLLRCGVASSMAVMCSGIIVEQRATADIERTDDPYVRSFFAAVS; this is translated from the coding sequence ATGACCACCGAACAGACCGACGGGGCCGGCGCCGCGGTGCGTTCGCTGACCGTGGACATCTACTCGCGGCGGCGTGGCCACCGCGTCGGGGTGCGGGTGCTCGACGCGGTGACCCTCACCGTCGCCCCGTGTGCGGTGACCGCGCTCATCGGTGAATCCGGCTGCGGGAAATCCATGGTTGCCGGTGCGCTCAGCGGGCTGCTGCCGCCCGGGGCGCGGGCCGACGGCCGGATCGGCATCGATGGCCGCGACCTGGACGCCGGGGATCAGCAGGCGTGGCGAGACCTGCGAGGCTCCGTCGTCGGCTCCGTACCGCAGTCGGCGGCAACCTCGTTCACACCGGTCAGAACCATCGGTGACCAACTCGACGAGGTGATCGGCGTACTCGGCTCGGCGTACACCGCACGCGAACTGTGTGACAGGGTCCGGCTTCCGGTCGACGCGCTGGGCAAATACCCGCACGAGATCTCCGGCGGGATGGCCCAGCGGGCCGCCGTCGCCGCCGCCATCGTCTCGGACCCCGCGGTGATCGTCGCCGACGAGCCGACCTCCGCGCTCGACCCCGAACTGGCCGAAGGGATCTGGCGACTGTTCGGTGAGCTCGCCGCCGCCGGTGCGGCAGTCCTGGTCATCACCCACGATATGGAATCGCTGCTCCGGTGCGGGGTCGCCTCGTCGATGGCGGTGATGTGTTCGGGCATCATCGTCGAACAGCGTGCCACCGCCGACATCGAACGTACCGACGATCCTTATGTGCGCTCGTTCTTCGCCGCGGTCAGTTGA